The Citrus sinensis cultivar Valencia sweet orange chromosome 4, DVS_A1.0, whole genome shotgun sequence DNA segment CTATATCATTTAGCTTGTGAATCACATACTCTATGCTCTTGGATTCGTGTTGTTGTGTCATTCACTTGATGGCGCCATTGTTCTTCACAGAATGAGTTCAGTTTggtcttcttcttattattgaTCTTCTTGCTCACTTTTAAAGCTGCCTTGTTGAGAGCAAGATTAGCACAAACGCCTTCTTGAGGCAATAAGTCAGTAGCTTCAATTGCATGTGTCCTTTCATTCTGCTGTGATTCGAAATCCTGAGCAGAACAAATTACTTTagtatcaaatttatttcgattGTCTTAGAAATTCCAGAAGGGTGAATGAATAAAGCATACGTACCACATCAAATTGCGGCAGTGAGCGCATTCGGCTAAGCAAAAATGACTGCGGAGAAACATTGTCACAGCTTGTGGTTATAGATTGGATACCTGCTATGTATCAAACAAGGTAAACCGATATGTATCAAGCTTCTGTGTGCTAAATGCAACACAGAAGCAAAAAATGGATAAAGCTAGGCCAAAAAACAGACAAAAGGAAGCTACAAACCTTGTTGACAATTAACTAAGGACTGATAGGAAATAGCAAAGCCTCCATCTCTGAGCTGGTTGTCGTCTTTGGATAGTTTGGAATCCATTAAGAAGTCATTTCTGTGCAcat contains these protein-coding regions:
- the LOC102631399 gene encoding transcription factor bHLH133-like isoform X4, yielding MPYLANSMQVDSLVTNVHRNDFLMDSKLSKDDNQLRDGGFAISYQSLVNCQQGIQSITTSCDNVSPQSFLLSRMRSLPQFDVDFESQQNERTHAIEATDLLPQEGVCANLALNKAALKVSKKINNKKKTKLNSFCEEQWRHQVNDTTTRIQEHRVPVRRSQKLSDKITALQKLVSPYGKTDTASVLQEASLYIKLLQEQIQVHETMLSGSYNSLQVQVQVLHSLEMGEEQLDLRSRGLCLVPISFSQKVTQEDLLESHSTSRNTMVDTEF